CGCGTCGCGCAAGGCCATAGGCCGCCTCCAGTCCGAGAAGACCGCCGCCGATGACGAGCGCGCGCGCGCCTTTGCCTTCCAGCCGGGACAGCGCCTCGACATCCCTTACGTCGCGAAACACGTGAACGCCCGGAAAATCAGCGCCTTCAATGGGCAGCCTTGCCGCGCGCGACCCGGTGGCGAGCGCGACTTTCGAATAGTCGACGCTCTCGCCATTATCGAGAAGGAGGCGCCGCGCCGCGGCGTCGATCTTGATGACCTTGCGGCCGCTCAGGACCTCGACGCCAGCAGCGCGCCACCATTGCCGGGGCTTGAGCTCGATGTCGTCGACCGACAATTCCCCGGCCAGCACCGAAGACAGCAGCACGCGATTATAGGCAAGCCGCGGTTCGTCTCCGATCACGAGAATGTCGTATCGACCCGGCGCCCGGTTCGTCAGCTCCTCGACGAAACGCGTGGCCGCCATGCCCGCGCCGACGACGACAAGCTTCTCGCGACTTTTACAATCCTGCAATCCAGTCATGTGTCGACTCTGCTGAACGGCCGAACGGTCCGGTCACAGGTCGCTTTGCCTTACAGGTGATGAGAACGGGCAAGACGACCGAAGCGCGCCGCGAATTGCGAAATCGCTTCTGTGACGGAGCCCAGCTTTGGGCTCGTTCCGGCGGACCGGCGGTCGTCGTTGACCGATGAGGTGATTGCACATTTCGGGCCAGAGGCGCCGGCGTGGCTTTTCCTGAGGAATGCGGGCGTTTGGCGCTGACCAACGGCAGCAGGCGGCATTTTGCGGCGCCGAATGCTTAGGCGCGAGGCGCCTAACGGCTGTCCCTTTTGAGCATCAGTTCAGCGCTCACAGACGCTGTCCGATATCGAAGCCGGCGAGATAATCTTCATAGCTGCGGTCGTCGAACGACGGTCCCGCAAAGGCCCCGATTTCGCGCTGAACATGCGGCCCATCGATCGCGGCGTCGAAAAGATCTGGGCGCAGGACGCTCTTCGCGCGATCGGCCATCTCTGGTGAATGGCGGGTCTGCCCCCAGCGCAGCATCTGCGCATAGATCCATTCGGCTTGCCGTGGATCCGGCCGCATGGCGCCGTCTCGTCCAATGATGAGGTAATTGGCGTCGCTTCGTTCGTCGCGCGCCTTAACACGCAAATGGCCCGTGAGCACGCGGCGGATGATCTCGGCGTCGACGCCGACATATTCCGGGCGCGAGAGAATTTGCGAAACCTCGTCGTGGTTATGCGGGTCGTCGACGAAGGCGGCCCCCCGGTCGAGCGCGCGGATCAGCGCCGCTACAAGATCGGGATTGTCGTTGGCGAAGCTCTCGCGCAGAGCGAGCACTTTCTCGGGCGCGCATGCGAAAATCTCGCAGCCGAAATGCAGAATGACCCCAACGCCAGCGTCGACCGCGACAGAACTCCAGGGCGCGCCGACGCAAAAGCCGTCGAGCTGGCCGCGCGCCAGATTTTCGACCATGTAAGGCGGCGGCAGAGCGATCAACCGCAGGTCTTCGTCGGGATCGACGCCGCCTTCCGCCATCCAGTAGCGCAGCTGATAATTGTGCATGGAAAAAGGAAAGGTCATGCCGAAGGTCAGAGGCTCACGTCCCTCGGCCCTTCGTCGCGCGACGAGCTTGGCGAGCGCGCGCGCGGTTTGTGCCGGATGCGCGACCTCGCCTTCCGCGGCGAGTTCGGCATAAAGCGACGTGGACACCGCGATCGCATTGCCGTTCATCGCGAGATTCATCGGCGCGACAAGCGGGACTCGCACATGGCCCAGTCCGAGCGTGGAGGCGACCGCCATCGGCGCCAGAAGATGCGCCGCATCGAAACGGCCGATGGCGAGCTTGTCTCTAATATTCGCCCAAGACGCTTCGCGGATCAGTTCGACGTCGAGACCTTCCGCCTTGGCGAAGCCCTTATGCGCGGCAATCAACAGCGCGGCGGCGTCGACGAGCGGAATGAACCCGATTTTCACATGCGCTTCGCTGGTCATTTAAACATCTCCGCCGCAGTGATGACCGAGCGTGCAATTTCGATAATCTTTTTGTTTTCGCGCATGGCGGCGCCGCGCATCAATTTGTAAGCGTCCTCTTCGGAAAGCTTCTTCGCCTTCATCAATATGCCTTTGGCGCGTTCGATCGTCTTGCGCTCCTCAAGATCGGATTTGGCCTGTTCGAGTTCATCCTGAAGCTTCGAGAAGGCATTGAACCGCGACACGCACAGATCGAGGATCGATTTAATGCGTTCCTTTTTCAACCCGTCGACGATATAGGCCGAGACCCCAGCGTCGACTGAGGCCTGAATCGACGCCGTATCGCTCTGATCGACAAACATGGCGATCGGCCGACGCACGGCGCGACTGACCTGAAACATCTGTTCAAGCGTATCGCGCGAAGGATTCTCGAGATCAATCAGGATCACGTCAGGGTCGCTGGCGTAGATGTGCTTCAGCAGATTGTGCATTTCGCTGATGCGCTCGACCTCTGTGAAGCCGGCGTCACGCAGTCCCTCCTCGAGGATCAGCGAGCGAATGGGACTTTCGTCGACAATGACGATCTTCAATTCACGGCGTCCAGTGAGCGCATGTAGGGGTCGCGCCAGCGGCGGCGCATCGCCGTCAGTCTCCGCGATCCGCCCGCCGGGCCGCGACCAACGCACGTTATATCTTGAAGCGCAACGACATGCCCGCCTGCCAGTTCTTCATGATCTGCGGACCGTTGAGATTCTGATAGACGGGCATGCCGGCCTCTACCGCGACAGTCGCATTGTCATAGCCGATAAATTTGCCGCTGATCGTCGCGCCGCCGAAGACTTCGACTCGCTGGCCGCCATAGAAGGCCGGATTGGCCGGCACGGCCGGGCCGCGGATTTCCGGATCGAAGCCGCGAATCGGTCCCTGCGTCGAACCGCTCACGCGGAAGGTGGTGGTGAGTCCGGGCGTCCAAGTGTAGCCACCCCAGGCGTTGAATTCATGCAGATCGCCCCAGCGATAGCCCCCGGAAGGATTGGGACCGAACGGAAAGCGCAGGCGATATTCGAGCAGGTAGTCCCAGGAATAGCCCAGTGAATTTGGGGCCAGAGGGAAGCGCCCGCGATAGCCGAGGCCCCACGACCACGGTCCCAGATAGCCTGCATAGACGATGCCCGGTAGAAAATCGAATGTGCCCGTGCCGGGCTGCATGCCATAGAATCCTCGGATGTTGCGGCGGGTTCCGTCGGGCAGGAGAAAGTCCTTGAACGTGGCGGTGTAGCTGCCGGCGGGCAAGGAGATGCCGAGAGAGAGCTGGATGCGGTGGACGTCGTCCTGATAGATACGATAGACGCCCGACAAAGTGACGTCGGCAAGGCTCGTCGTTCCCGGCAAACTCCTGCCGAGCGGCAGAATGCCCGACGCGCCCTTGAAGGTTAGGGCGTTGAGATTTTTCTCGATCATGCCGGCCGTGAGAACCACGGCGAAATCTTTGGTCACGCCGTAGTTCAGGCCGACAATTTGCGTCGCGACCGCGATATTTTGCGGGATGATGCGCACGGTTTGGCGGGGATTGAGAAAGAACGGCACCGTCGTGACGATATATTCGTTGGAGACCGTGCGCGTTCCCATTTTGATGCCCGACAGATTAGCGAAGACGGGCGTAATGGAGAGAACGAGTTTGCCGGCGGCCGGCATATCGGCGCCGAACACCCCCATGGGCGCCGGCGGAGGCGGCGCGGCCGGCGCCAGGGATGGCGGCGGCGCTTGAAGTTGTACCGAAGGCGCCTCGGACGGCGCGTTCTTGCGGGGCGCGGCGTTCGCGCCGGTCGCCACGAGCGCGGCCGCTGCGACTATCAATTTTGCGGCGCCGCGCCATGGCGGCTGTCGGCGCATCGATCGCTGGGACTGTGCTCTCTTCATCGCGAACCTCATCTGCATCTCGCCTGCGCGCGCCCCAGAAACGAAAAAAGCCGCTGCCTGAACGCCTGCGAAGCAGACGTTCAGGACAGCGGCGATGCTGGGGGGCCCTTCTGTGGACCGCGTGACGTCGCAAGCGACGCCCTCGCGCTATCGGATGCAATCGCGGCGCCACCTACAGCGAAGCTGTATGGCGCGCGTCGCTGAGCCGCTCTGGAAGCCAGGCTTTTGCAGGGGTTCGCGCTTGCACGCGCGCGCTTGCGAAACATTCACGAGGAATTATTCGCGTGGCGCGCTTGCTTGCGAGGCGGCAACGAACGCTGAAAAAATTCGCATTCTGCCGCCAACAGCGACAGCCGCTCCGTCCTTGTAGCAGGCGTTTGCCGTGATGACGCGGCCTTCTACATGTCTTCCGTCCGACGTCCGTGTTTGGACAGGGAGGACGCAATGAGAGGATGTGAAACTTGTCTCGCGGCCGCCGCCTCAGAAGGCTCGCGATGAACGAGACCAAGAAGAAAGCGCCGACGACCGATCAGCGCGGGCGCCGATCCTGCCGTCGCCCCTTCGGGGACCGACGAAGAGGCCGGCGGATTTCCGCCGACGGAGAAGGAGCCGTGCGCTCGCAGTCGAGAAGTCCGCCGGCAAGCCGCAGACGCCGTCCTAGAAGTAGCTGCCTCCCATAGCGCCGCCGAACGCTCAACTCCCGCGCCCTTCAATGCCGCGAGCGTGGAGTTGATGGTCGATGCCGGCAGCGGCGCGCCGGTGGGATATTCACCTGCTATGCGCCATTTAGCTGTTTGCTGATGCAGTTGCGCCCGTTCCGACGACACGGATGTGAGCGCATCCAACGACGACCTAAAAATCCTAATAGCGCCTTTACATCATTCGCGCGCAAATTGCGGTTCGTGGTTCTCGTTTGACAAAGCATCAAGGCGAGAACGCGACATTAAAGTGAGATGCGCTCATGCCTCTATCTCTCATAGGCCTAGGCGTCGCGGCCTTTATCTTTGTGATCGCGAACAATCTGGTTCACGAGATGCGCGCGCGGCGTGCGCGCATTGATTCACGTCGCCGGTAAGCGCGGAGAGGAACACATGCTCGATCTTCTGTACGTTGGCCTCGGTCTTTTCCTGTTTGCGATCGTTGGCGCCTATGCGCGGGCCTGCGGGCGCCTTTAGGAGAACCGCATGTTTGAACCTGTCATCGGACTGATCGTCGCCGTTCTTCTCGGCGCCTATCTCGCCTATACGCTGCTCCATCCCGAAAAATTCTAAAGGGAGGCTCGGCATATGCCGGGCGTTCGCCATGACTTCCATTGGGCTGGCGCAAATCGCCATCGTCCTGCTTGCCGTTATTGTCGCCGCTATTCCGCTCGGCAATTACATAGCCACCGTCTTAGCGGGCGAGCGCAGCCTGCTCTCTCCCGTGCTCTCGCCCCTTGAGCGCGTCTTCTACAGACTCTCCGGCGTTGATCCAGCGCGGGAGCAAAACTGGCTTGCCTACGCGATGGCGATGCTGGCCTTCAGCGTCGTTGGATTTGCGTCGCTCTACGCCCTGCAGCGGCTCCAGGCCTATCTGCCGCTCAATCCTCAGGGCTTTAGCGGGGTTCCCGCCGACCTCGCCTTCAACACGTCGATGAGCTTCGTCACCAACACCAATTGGCAAAACTACGGCGGCGAGTCGACGATGAGCCACCTGACGCAGATGCTCGGCCTCACCGTGCATAATTTCGCATCCGCCGCCACCGGCCTTGCGATGGCGTTCGCGTTGGTGCGCGGTTTCTCGCGCGCCGAATCGCCGACCGTCGGCAATTTCTGGGTCGACCTCACCCGTTCGACGCTTTACGTGCTCCTGCCGCTTTCGATCGTCGTCGCGCTCGCCCTCGTCGCTCTCGGCGTGCCGCAGACGCTTCAGGGTTCGGTCGAAGCGACGACGCTGGAGGGCGCCAGGCAGATGCTCGCCATAGGCCCGGTCGCCAGCCAGGAGGCGATCAAGGAGCTCGGCACCAATGGCGGCGGCTTCTTCAACGCCAATTCCGCGCATCCTTTCGAGAGCCCGAACGCCCTTTCCAACATGCTGGAAATCTGGGCTCTGCTTGTCATCCCCTTCGCCACGGCCTTCGCCTTTGGGCGTGCGGTCTTCGACTATCGACAAGGTCGCGCGATCGCCATCACGATGATGATCGTGCTCGTCGCGGGCGTATCAGTCGCTTACTGGGCCGAGGCAGGCGGCAATCCGTTGCTGACGGAGATCGGCGTCGATCCTTCGTCTGGCAATATGGAAGGCAAGGAGGTGCGCTTCGGCCCTGCGATGAGCGCGCTATTTGCCGCGTCGACCACGGGCACGAGCTGCGGCGCCGTCAACGCCATGCATGACTCGTTCATGCCGCTCGGCGGTCTCGTTCCCTTGTTCAACATGCTCATGGGCAGCATCGCGCCGGGCGGCGTCGGCGCGGGGCTCTACGGGTTTCTCGTCTTGGCGATCATCGCGGTTTTCATCGCGGGTCTTATGGTCGGCCGCACGCCGGAATATCTCGGCAAGAAGATTGAGACACGCGAGATGAAGCTCGCGATGCTGGCGGTGCTGATCTATCCGCTCAGCGTTCTTGCCTTCACGGGCGTTTCGGTCATGCTTCAGACGGGGCTCGCCAGTCTCAACAATGCCGGCCCGCACGGGCTTTCCGAAATCCTTTACGCATTCGCTTCGGCGACGGATAACAACGGATCGGCCTTCGCAGGGCTGACGGGCAATACGCCTTGGTACAACACGACGCTCGGCGTCGCAATGCTGCTCGGACGCTTCGCCTTCGTCATTCCCGTGTTGGCGATCGCCGGCGCGTTCGCGGCGAAAAAGAAGGGCGCCGCCTCGGTGGGAACCTTCCCGACGCATGGGCCTCTCTTCATCGGCCTGCTGCTCGGCGTCATCGTCATCCTCTATCTGCTGCAATATTTCCCAGCGCTCGCGCTCGGCCCAATCGTCGAGCATTTCGCGCTGCTTGCAGGAAAAACCTTCTAAGGAGCATGTCAGATGTCGCATAAAGTGGCCGCTCCCGGTCTGTTCGACGCCGCGATCACAAAGCGCGCCGCCGTCGACGCCTTCAGGAAGCTCGATCCGAGACGCCTTGCGCGCAATCCAGTGATCTTCGTCACAGAAGCCGTGTCGGCGGTGGTCACGGCGTTCTTTGTGCGCGATCTCCTCGCGCAGAATGGCGCCGCCTTTTTCTCTGGCCAGATCGCCGCCTGGCTGTGGTTCACGGTGCTCTTCGCCAATTTCGCCGAAGCGGTGGCGGAGGGACGCGGCAAGGCGCAAGCGGACGCTTTGCGTAAGACGCGTAGCGATTCACGCGCCAAGCGGCTGATCGATCCGCAAGACAAGAGCGGGATGAAGGACGTCTATGAAGGCGTTTCGGCGCTCGATCTCAAGCTCGGCGACGTGGTGCTGGTCGAAGCGGGTGACCTCATCCCCGGCGATGGCGAAGTGATTGAAGGCGTCGCCTCGGTCAACGAGTCCGCGATCACAGGCGAGTCCGCGCCGGTCATCCGCGAGGCGGGAGGCGACCGGTCAGCCGTGACCGGCGGCACGACGGTTCTCTCCGACTGGATCAAGGTGAAGATCACCGCCGCGCCGGGTTCAACCTTCATCGATCGGATGATCGCGCTCGTCGAGGGCGCGCAGCGGCAAAAAACGCCGAACGAACTCGCGCTGTCGATTCTTCTGTCCGGGCTGACGATCATTTTCTTGATCGTCTGCGTGACGCTTTGGCCGCTCGCGATCTACTCCGGCGCGGCGATTTCGGTCACCGTGCTGATCGCGCTGCTCGTCTGTCTGATCCCGACGACGATCGGCGGACTCTTGTCGGCGATCGGCATCGCCGGCATGGACCGGCTGATCCGCTTCAACGTCATCGCCACCTCCGGACGCGCCGTGGAGGCGGCGGGCGACGTCGACACGCTGCTTCTCGACAAGACCGGAACGATCACTTTCGGCAATCGCATGGCGGATGAGTTCATTCCTGTCGAGGGCGTCTCCGAGCGCGCGTTTGGAGAAGCCGCTCTGCTTGCCTCGCTGGCGGATGAAACGCCGGAGGGGCGCTCGATCGTCGCTTTTGCGAAAAGCACGCTTGGCTTTTCGACGCCCGATCTCGGCCAGGAAGCTCAGATCGTTCCCTTTTCCGCGCACACGCGCATTTCCGGAGTCGATCTTCCCGGACGGATGCTGCGCAAGGGCGCCGTCGACGCCGTGGCCGCACAAGTCAAGTCCGTTCCTGTCGATTTCGAACGCGCCGTCGAACGGATTTCGCGCGCCGGCGGCACGCCTCTGGCCGTTTCGGAAAACGGCAGGCTGCTGGGGGTCATTCAGCTCAAAGACATCATCAAGCCCGACATCAAGTCACGCTTTGCAGCCTTGCGCGCGATGGGCGTCAAGACGGTGATGGTCACCGGCGACAATCCGATCACCGCCGCGGCGATCGCCGGAGAAGCGGGAGTCGACGATTTCATCGCGCAAGCCAAGCCCGAGGATAAACTCGCCTATATCCGTAAGGAGCAGCAGGGCGGCCGCCTGATCGCCATGTGCGGCGACGGCACCAATGACGCGCCGGCGCTCGCTCAGGCCGACGTTGGCGTCGCCATGCAGACGGGCACCCAGGCGGCGCGCGAAGCCGGCAATATGGTCGACCTCGACAGCGATCCGACGAAACTCATCGAGATCGTCGCGATCGGCAAACAGCTGCTGATGACGCGCGGGTCGCTGACGACCTTCTCGATCGCCAATGACGTCGCCAAATATTTCGCGATCATTCCGGCGCTGTTTGTCGTCGCCTATCCCGAACTGGAGGCGATCAACATTATGAAGCTCGCCTCGCCGCAGTCGGCCATCCTCTCGGCGGTGATCTTCAACGCGCTCATCATTATCGCGCTCATCCCGCTCGCGCTGAAGGGCGTCCCGTACCGGCCCGTGGGCGCCGCCGCTTTGTTGCGACGAAATCTGCTGATCTATGGGCTCGGCGGTCTGATCGCGCCCTTCATCGGCATCAAGCTTATCGATCTCGCCGTCTCGGCCGTTCATCTCGCGTAAGGAGCCCTCAGATGCTCTCCCAAATTCGTCCGGCGATCGTCATGATCGTTCTTTTCACCGCGCTGACCGGAATCGTCTATCCGCTGGCGATCACCGGCGTTGCGCAACTCGCCCTGCCGACGCAGGCGAATGGAAGCGTGATCGAACGCGACGGAACAGTGGTCGGCTCGGCGCTGATCGGACAAAACTTTGCCTCCGATCGCTATTTTCATGGCCGACCCTCGGCGACGACAGGCCCCGACCCAGCTGATCCTTCGAAGACCGTCGATGCGCCCTACAACGCATCAAACTCGATGGGCTCCAATCTCGGGCCGACGTCGAAGAAGCTTGTCGACCGCGTCAATGCGACGATCGAGGCGGAATTCGCCGCCGGCCGCGTCGACGTCGTCGCCGCCGACGCCGCGACGACATCCGCCTCCGGCCTCGATCCGCATATTTCGCCGCAGTTCGCGCTGGCGCAGGCGGGGGCCGTCGCCAAGGCGCGCAATCTCAGTGAGTCGCAAGTGCGCGCCGTTGTCGAAGCGAATCTCGAAGGGCGCGTTCTTGGCGTGATCGGCGAGCCGCGTGTAAATGTGCTCTTGCTGAATTTGGCTCTTGATCGCTTACACTAGAGGTGACGCCCAAGAAGGTAGACGTCTTTGGCCCGCGACGACGGAGACTTCGACCGCCGACCCGACCCCGATGCCCTCCTTGCCCTGAGCGACAAGGAGAGCAAAGGGAAGCTTTGCGTGTTCCTCGGCGCCGCGCCCGGCGTCGGCAAAACCTACGCGATGCTGGCGCGCGCGCAAACGGCCAAGGCTGAGGGCGTCGATGTTGTCGTAGGCGTAGCGGAGACGCATGGGCGCTCTGAGACGCAAGCGCTCCTCAACGGTCTTGAGACGCTGCCTCGTCGCAAATGCGAATACCGCGGTCGGATCATCGAGGAATTCGACATAGACGCGGCGGTGGCGCGAAAGCCTCAGCTCATCCTTATCGACGAACTCGCGCACACCAATGCGCCAGATAGCCGGCACCCCAAACGCTGGCAGGATGTCGAAGAGCTGCTCGACGCCGGCATCGACGTCTGGTCGACGCTCAATGTCCAGCATCTTGAAAGCCTCGCCGACGTCGTTTCCCGCGTGACCGGCGTCGCGGTGCGAGAGACCGTTCCGGATCGAGTCCTGCAGAAAGCTGCGGACGTTATTCTCGTCGACGTCACGCCAGACGAACTGCTCCAGAGACTGAAGGACGGCAAGGTCTATGTTCCCGAGACCGCGAAGCGCGCGACGCAGAATTTTTTCACGCCGCGCAATCTCACGGCCTTGCGCGAACTTGCGCTGCGGCGAACGGCAGAACGCGTCGACGACCAAATGGTCGATTTCCTTCGCCAAGGAGCGATCGAAGGCCCCTGGGCGACGGCGGAACGCTTACTGGTTTGCGTTGGTCGTGATGCAAAGTCCGAGGAGGTGGTTCGCGCTGGCGCACGACTGGCGACAGGCCTTAACGCGACATGGATCGCGCTTTATGTTGAGCGCGCCGGACAGGACGAACAATCCGCGGAGGTGGTAAGAAATGTCGATCGGTCGTTGCAGCTGGCGGAGCGGCTTGGAGCGGAGATCGCGCGCATCTCGGGAGACGACCTCGCCGGCGAAGTGCTGCGATTTGCAAGACGCGAAAATATTACGCAGATTGTGCTCGGCCGTTCGCCAGCTCGGCCCTTCGCCCGAATCATGCGACGTTCCCTGACCGACGAAATTCTTCGGCAATCGACGGATATCGCGGTTCACGTCGTCGTCCAGGAGGATGGCGCGCTTCAAGCGAGACGCGCGCCGAAATTGCCGACCCTGTCAGAGACGTGGCTTGGGGTCGGCGGCGCCGCAGTGTCGGTCACGATTACGGTGATGGTTGGATATGTGCTCGACCGCTGGCTCGGTCTTGCCAATCCCTCGGTGATCTTCCTCCTTCCGGTCGTGCTTTGCGCCGTCGGCTTGGGGATGTGGTCCGCGATCATGGCCGCGGTTCTTTCCTTTCTCGCCTGCGACTTTTTCTTTTTCAATCCGCGCTACGAACTCACCATTTCCCAACCGCAGGAATTTCTTTCGCTCCTTGTCGCGCTGGTCGTCGCCGTCATAACGGCAATGCTCGCGAGCAAGATGCGCAACTACGCAAAGAACATGCGCCAGCGGTCTCAGGCGATGCAGTCGCTGTTTGAATTTTCTCGCAAGCTTTCGACGATAACGACGCTCGACGACATTCTCTGGGTGTCGGCTTCTCAAATTCAGAAAGCCGGCGGCGTATCCTGCGTTGTGCTGCTGATGCCGGAAGAGACCGGTTTGAGACTGGCTGCCGCCTGGCCGCCGGTTGATCAAATGGACGCCGGCGAACTCGCCGCCGCGCGATGGGCGCTGGAGAAAGCCGAGCCCGCCGGCTGGCGGACGGATACGCTGCCGAATGTGCGTTTCCAATTCCGGCCTCTCACGACGGCGCGCGGCGTCGTCGCCGTTTGCGGGATCGAGCCTAAGACGCCTCAGGAACCGTTCTCGGCTGCCACGGAAAGCACGATTGCGGCGCTGATTGAACAGACGGCGATTGCGATCGACCGATCGATGCTCGTCGGCGACTCGGTCAAGGCGGCGGCTCTCGAAGAGAATGAAAAGCTGCGGACGATTCTGCTGTCCGCCCTCTCGCATGATCTCCGCACGCCGCTCACTTCGATCACCGGCGCCGTGACGAGCCTGCGCGAGCTTGGCGAGAAGCTCTCGCCCGAAGATCGCAAAGACCTTCTCCTCTCGATCGAGGAAGAGGCCGGACGTCTATCGCGCTTCATCGCCAATCTGCTGGACATGTCGCGTATCGAGTCCGGCGGTCTGTCGCCGCGCAGCGATCTCGTCAATGTGGCCGACGTCATCCGCAACGTCTTGGAAAGATCTCGAAAAACGTTCTCCGGAAAAGACACGTCCATCAGCATCGCGCCGGACTTGCCGCCTATCCGAGGCGACGCCAATCTCCTGGGTCAGGTCTTGTTCAACTTGATCGACAATGCGCATAAATATGGCGGTCCGACCGGCGTGATTATTCATGCGCGGCGGGAGGGCGCTGACGTGGTCATCACCGTGACGGACGAAGGGCCTGGCGTGAAGGCGGCGGACCTCGAACGCATCTTCGAAAAATTCTATCGGAGCGGGCGCGTGGATGGCCGCAAGGCTGGAACCGGGCTCGGACTCTCGATCTGTCGCGGACTCGTCAAAGCCATGGGCGGAACCATCGTCGCTCAGAGCCCTGCCGTTCGGCGACGCGGGACAAGGATCATCATGCGCTTCCCTGCCGCAAGCCTGTCGAAGCAGGGTGTTGCGGCATGAGCGGCGAGAGCGTTCTTGTCGTTGACGATGAACCTCAAATACAGCGCGTGTTGCGGCCGTCGCTGACGGCGAGCGGCTACGAGGTCATAGAAGCGGCGACAGGCCGCGAGGCGCTGGCCGCCGTATCGGCCAATTCGCCCGATCTCATCATCCTCGATCTTGGTCTTCCCGACATGGACGGCAAAGAAGTGCTGCGAAAGTTGCGAATCATCACGCGAACGCCGGTGATTGTTCTCTCGGCGCGCGATCGTGAATCGGAGAAGATTGCAGCGCTCGACCTTGGCGCCGACGACTATGTCGAGAAGCCGTTTGCGATGGGAGAGCTGCTGGCGCGCATGCGCACGGCCTTACGTCACTCGCAGGATACGGCGACCTCCGAATCCGAACGCGTCATCGCCAACGGGCTCGTCGTAAATCTGAATAAGCGAAACGTCGC
Above is a genomic segment from Methylocystis rosea containing:
- a CDS encoding sensor histidine kinase, with the translated sequence MARDDGDFDRRPDPDALLALSDKESKGKLCVFLGAAPGVGKTYAMLARAQTAKAEGVDVVVGVAETHGRSETQALLNGLETLPRRKCEYRGRIIEEFDIDAAVARKPQLILIDELAHTNAPDSRHPKRWQDVEELLDAGIDVWSTLNVQHLESLADVVSRVTGVAVRETVPDRVLQKAADVILVDVTPDELLQRLKDGKVYVPETAKRATQNFFTPRNLTALRELALRRTAERVDDQMVDFLRQGAIEGPWATAERLLVCVGRDAKSEEVVRAGARLATGLNATWIALYVERAGQDEQSAEVVRNVDRSLQLAERLGAEIARISGDDLAGEVLRFARRENITQIVLGRSPARPFARIMRRSLTDEILRQSTDIAVHVVVQEDGALQARRAPKLPTLSETWLGVGGAAVSVTITVMVGYVLDRWLGLANPSVIFLLPVVLCAVGLGMWSAIMAAVLSFLACDFFFFNPRYELTISQPQEFLSLLVALVVAVITAMLASKMRNYAKNMRQRSQAMQSLFEFSRKLSTITTLDDILWVSASQIQKAGGVSCVVLLMPEETGLRLAAAWPPVDQMDAGELAAARWALEKAEPAGWRTDTLPNVRFQFRPLTTARGVVAVCGIEPKTPQEPFSAATESTIAALIEQTAIAIDRSMLVGDSVKAAALEENEKLRTILLSALSHDLRTPLTSITGAVTSLRELGEKLSPEDRKDLLLSIEEEAGRLSRFIANLLDMSRIESGGLSPRSDLVNVADVIRNVLERSRKTFSGKDTSISIAPDLPPIRGDANLLGQVLFNLIDNAHKYGGPTGVIIHARREGADVVITVTDEGPGVKAADLERIFEKFYRSGRVDGRKAGTGLGLSICRGLVKAMGGTIVAQSPAVRRRGTRIIMRFPAASLSKQGVAA
- a CDS encoding response regulator, translating into MSGESVLVVDDEPQIQRVLRPSLTASGYEVIEAATGREALAAVSANSPDLIILDLGLPDMDGKEVLRKLRIITRTPVIVLSARDRESEKIAALDLGADDYVEKPFAMGELLARMRTALRHSQDTATSESERVIANGLVVNLNKRNVAKNGAPVKLTPKEFELLAFLARHAGRPLMHREILKAVWGPAHQNDSQYLRVFIGQLRAKIEENPATPTIIVTEPGVGYRFIEIE